DNA from Dama dama isolate Ldn47 chromosome 5, ASM3311817v1, whole genome shotgun sequence:
GAAAACAGAAATGATAAAACCTACACTTGGCAAGTCATTTTGCGAGTCTTTAACAAAATACTGTACACAAAGCACCCAGCAGGGTCCTCCTGCCTTTCCTGGGTTTCATATGAGGACCAGTTTTCCAAGGGGTCTGGGGAAGGCTCCAGACCCTGAATTGAAATCCTGCCTCTCCGTTACAAAGCTGCCAACCTCACTCCCTTCCTGCAGGCAGGCAGAGACCCACTGAGGACCCTGatctggggagagagagggaggcatgaggaaggggcagggagggatGGCCAGTGGCTCAGAAgaaaagaggggaagagaggagaaaagaagaatttgCCTCTCTGCATTTCTCTCAAAGGGACAGAATGGGGTCTATGACCCCGTctaattcattcactcactcaataCACGTTTATTAAGCCCCGTGTGccaggggggcttcccaggtggcaagagtggtaaagaactcacctgccaactcaggagacataagagacccaagttcaatccctgggtcgggaagatcccctggaggagggcatagcaacccactccagtattcttgcatggagaatcccatggacagaggagcctggtgggccatggaccatagggtcacaaagactctgaagcgacttggcacgccaggcattgtgctgagtGCTGGGGCAAAAACAGGAAACAGGCAGACACAAGCCCTGTGCCCATGAAGATTCTAGTTGGGaaagacacacacaaaatgagCAATTCAGCCAGTAGGACAATGTGAGATGGTGAGAAGGACTGTGGAGGAAACAGAAGGACGGAAGGGTTGGGGGTTGTTTCTACTCTGGACAGGGCCCTCAGGAAGCCTCTCTCAGAGGGGGCCCTTGAGCTGACTGAGACCTGGATGAAGAGAAGCCAGTTACCTGGCGATCCCAGGGGACAGCAGCCTGAGTGATCTGGGGAGCAGACCCGGGCAAAGTGGagcagagttgggggtggggaggggctgtccAATGGCCACTGGGCAGAGCTTGGATTTCAGCCTCCATTTGTTTGAAGAGCCCTGGTGCGCAAGGAGAAGGCTGGAAGCAGAGTCAAGGCTCCAAGGGGCCCTAGAGGCAATCTGGTCCAAACCTCATTTTATGGATGGAGAATCCAAGGGGCAGAAAAAGGATAAAGCTGCCAGGGTCACCCAGGGTTGGAGCTGGGCCTGACCTGATAATTCCCAGGACAGGATGCCACCTCCagtggccttttccttctctgtctgctgTAGGCACTTCCAGTTTCACTCAGCAGACCCCAGAGTGCCCGCAGCTCCCACCATGCACCCTAGTATCttcctgtctccccatctgtctaTCTGCCTGTCAGCTTCTGTAGGCCTCCCTCACCACCTGACTGTATCTTTGGGTCGCTCATCTTTCTCCTGCTCCTGTTTTAATGACAGATGAAGTTTCAAGGTCAGTtcatcaagagggaggggagattTCATCTCCCCCCTGAGCCCTGCCCCCCGTCCCCCGCCGCCCGCATCCCCCTTCCCAGCCCAGCACAGAGGACTTGGATCCTTGGGGCTGGATAGCAGCACCCACCCCTCAGGTCCAGCCCCCAACTGCCCTCTCACCTGTCTCCAGGGCTCCACCACCCACCGGAgcagccctcctccagagggtcccCCCCACATCTGTTCTCCCTAGAAGACACCCCCTGCCTCCACACAGGGCCCCGCTCAAACCCAGTCTGGTCGTTGTGAAGAAAAGCACGACTCAAGAGTCAGCAGCTGCCCCCGCTGGCTTCCTTCAGTCCCACCAATCTCGCCTGCTGCAGAGAAAGTTCATTTCTCCTGGCTGAATCTGTCAAAGCTGAGGAGACAGGGTGTCCTCTGCTGCGAGATGTGATTCGAGTCTCTGCCTGCCCCTCTGCCAGCCCTCAGCCAGGCCTGCCTCTGGCCCCCGCATTGCCCATCCTTGTTTCCTTCCAAtgccctcttccccacccctttCCGTGGATCTCCCATCTCAGTCAGGTTCAGAGCCCTCCCTCATCAACCCAGCCATATCCAGAGTTCAGAAGGTCCCATCAGGATGGGTTTGCCAAGGACCTCAAAAATTGACCTGTCCAACCCATTCCTTTTTCtattgacttaattttttttttttttttgcaattaccCCATACACATCATAACAAATCTGAAAAGAgagtcataaaaaaaagaaaaaatatctctcATAATTCCATAATCCCACAAAGATTTTGCCCACAGCCTCACTTTATAAGGgaggaaacaggcccagagaaggaaagtaacttgctcaaggtcacacagcaagcaagATGTTGGAACTAGAAGTGAAGTCTCTGGCCACcgtctgtctctttttctctctgaaaactGGTGGTTTTGCACCAGCAGCCTCTTGCCACCTCAGCTTCTGCTGCCCTCTGCCCACACTCTCCTTCTCAACAGGAACCCAGGCCTGTCTCAACTATATTCAGGAACCATTAAAGTCAAGAATGCCGTCACTGATGCTGTGCCTGATGCCCGCAGACCCCTGAGACACAGCCGCCCAACTACAGCATCCCCCTGGACAAACTCTCCACCTGCTCCATCCCACCCTGGGGGACATCTATGCCTGTGAGGCACGGAACTCTATCTTCCCAATTCTCTCTGTCAAGAGGCTTGACTGCAATtacccccctccccaaccccagagAATGCCTGCATACatgaggaagaaagaggagaatgCAAAATTACTTGTTGAAAAATGGTTCTCCTTTACAACAGGAGAGACTCAAGGTAGATCTCAGAAAGGACTTCCAGGTGGGAGAATGATTGCAGAGAACTGCTGTGAGGAAGGTAGGACACCCCACCGTCCTAATCTAGAGCCAGGACAGCTACAGGCCAAGGGCCACCAGGGCAGAGTTAGAGCAAGAGTGACCGGCGGACCctagaggctgggggtggggaagctgCAAGTTGCTTCTTTCTGGGCCCAGCACGGCTCTTCAAGTACCAAACAGAGAGGAGAGGGCGTCAGGCTCCCCACTGCCCTTGCTGGAGGAGAGATGGTGGGTCTCCTCCATCCTCCTGGCTGCTGCTACTCAGCCCCTAGACTGGGTCAGCTTgagagtgggggcaggggagagaaaaaggaaacaaaactgagGCAAGAGACATCCCAGATTCCGCATCTCATCAGAATTCAGCCTCACCCAGTGTGGCCAGGGGTCCCTGTGACTCTCCCACCGTCCCGTTTGGGGCCAAAGCCCAATGCCTTATGGATTCCCTCCCTACTGGGGTCCCTCCAGTGTCCTtccaggagggaaggagaaatcGGGGCATCGGTGTCTGATCCTCCCACCCTCACTCACACACCCTGTGTGTTTAGGAAAGTAGGGGTCCCTGGTCACCTGCCACCGTCCACAGCGCTCCTGGCCTCCCGGGGACACTACCCCCGGCGCCTCTGACATCGCCAGCCTGCCGGTACCTGGTCAATGCCCACGCCTGCCCACCTGCCCCCCCGACCCACGACCCTGACCCACCCCCACCAACTCTGGCCAGTCCTACCTGCTCCGGGCTGGGGGCTCAGAGCCCGGGCAGCCTCCCTAAGCACCAGCACGAGGAGCCAGAGCTCGGCCCGCATGGTGGAGGCCAGGACCCGCCCCCGGCCCGCAGCTGTCCCGGCCCGGCTCGGGCTGCGCGGTCCCCCGGGTTGGCCGGCGGAGGGGCGGGCGGCAGAGCGGCAGCAGAGCGCGGGGCAGGCAAGCAGTGAGAGCGGCGGAGCGCCAGCGGGCGGCAGGCGAGCCGAGCGGCCTCCCGGAGCGGGGACCgggaagggggcggggcggggggggggggcgcggcgcCTCCGGAGCTCGCCCCGAGTCTTCCCCAGCCCTCCCAGCCCAGTCCGAGCGCTCCCCGAGAGCTCCCGCGGCCGCTTCCCAGGCGAGGGGAGGGGGGTggcgggaggaggagagggatagGGCGGGGAACCCTCGGGCTGGGAGAACCCCCGAAGAGCATCAGCTACCCCTACACCGCACCTTAGCTCCTGcctgccttcccctcctccacTCCCTGGGGGAAAGCGGTGGAGAGAAGGCTCGAAGGGCCAGAGCCCAGCAAGGGACAGCGGGCGCCCCTTCCTCAGACCCTGGGCTCCTACCATCCGCCCCCGACCCATTTCCACCAGGCTTCCCGACTTTCTGGGCTGTTCCACGGAGTTGTGTAGGGATCTgatgcccacccccacccaaggAGTCTCCCCTTGCAGCAGAGGCCTGAATTCCACGCCTCTTATGGCTTCTCTCCACTTTATCCCACCCCGCAGACATGGGGATGGAGAGACCTGGATCATCCCTACTTTGAAATAACCTGGACTTCTTCCCACCCCCGGAAAGTAACTGAGGTCACCCTACTCTCTGGGGACCCCAGACCTCCACAGGGCCCGACCCAATCAGAGGAGAGCAAGGAAACGTCTCACCCCAACTGCCACCACCTTATAAGCAGGCTCTGGGAatagatcacttttttttttttttttttttaccctaccagaacagaataaaaatacCCTCAATTTAGGAGATTTAATAGATGGCAGGGAATCAGGTCAGGACCCGGAGGTGCCTCTTCCCTCCTCGACCTACTTCGTGCGGAGGCAAGGAGATCTCGCGCTGGATGGAGGGAGAATGGGGGTGAAGGGGACGCTGGGGCCCTAAAGACCAATCTTTCAGAATCCCAGTTCCTTCTTCCTCAGGACCCAGGGTCCCAGAACCGACCTCCTTTAGCCCCACGTCCCCTAATCACTTACAATGGGACACGATTAGGCCTGTCTGTAAGTTCTTCTTGTTGTCTCATTTAAATTGCGGTTTTGCCAACTCTCCGGATCAAAAAGGCTGCTGCTTCCAGCTGCGGCTTCTTGCTGCCCTCTAGTGGCCACGTGACGAGGCGCAACGCGCGTGTTTTGCGGTTTTCCTCGATTTTCCAGACCAGCCTCCGCGCTGAGAGTTATCTCCGACTCCAGCCAGGCGGGTTCACGTCTCCTTGCCCCTACCTTCCGAGAGGTCAAGGTGAGAGGACCCAGGACGGAATTTCAGCTCCGGCACTGATCTTTTTGAACAGTCCCCTGTCCGGGATGCGCCGCGCGCGGTCTGTTTTAAAAGGTCTCTTAATAAAGGACTCAGGCTGAAACAGCAACTTGGAAATAATTAGAAGCAAATGACGtgtcagtttttttaaaatgtaagcttcTAGAACTTGCgtgtacatcagaatcacctggggggcttataaaacacagatttctggGAGCCACCCCCAAGTACTACAGCTCTGAGGCCGAGGATCCGTATTTCTAACACGTTCCCAGCTGGTGGTGCTGTTCTcagtaacacatttttttttttttttttcagtaacacATTTTGAGAACCGCTGCTCTAAGTTTCTGTTTTGCTGTCTCGCCGTTCCTCATCTTGCCCAAAATAGAAGTGGTGAAGTAAACGTCAACACAAAATCGTGGAAGTAGAAAGTTGTAAGAAAAGCAGTGGCTGGGAGAATCCGAATTTGGATTCTTAAAAATGTACGCAAGGGGGCACCCGGATTTGAACCGGGGACCTCTTGATCTGCAGTCAAatgctctaccactgagctatacCCCCTCTGTTGCTTACCCGCCTGCGGATGACTTCTTAGCGCTACTCCAGCGCAGGCGCTGTGCCTGCGTCCACAGACGGAAGTGGAATCCAGTATTTTCAAGAGACAGAGAGACTATAAATCTCAAGAGACTAtttatctgaatgcagagtctgTCTCCTGAAACTCTGAACTAAAGAATTCTAATGATGTAAGAAAAAGCAATTTGGGACTGCGGCAGGGGACGTCCCTCACTTCCCCTGGATTTCTCACTTCCTGGACCTTCTTTTGGGCCTGGGTCCGCGTTTCCCGCCTTGTTAGAGCGCCCCTAGCGTTTCTCTTGGCGCCCATCTTTCTCCTACACGCTCACAGACACCTCCAGTCCTTCCTGTCCCAGCCCAAGCCTGGCCCTTAGAAATTCAGTCTGTCTTCCAACAGCAGTTGAGATCCCGGGACACGTAGACCTGCGTGCGGGCGCTCACGCCTCCACCCCATCAGGAGAGTGGGCCTTTGCACAGCCCCCAAGAGGCTGAGGGCGTGGCTTGGCAGGACCTGGGTCTCCACCTCGATCGCCGGCAAAAGAGGTCTGCAATGTTGAAGGACACTTCCCCTTTATCCTGTAAGGGAACTTCAGTAGGAGCACTGCAGGACTAAGAAacaggggaagggaaaaaaaaaaaaaacactaggcCTTAGAGGGGGCACCCGGATTTGAACCGGGGACCTCTTGATCTGCAGTCAAatgctctaccactgagctatacCCCCGTGGTACCACTACTTTTTGCCACTTAGGATGAATTTCTACGGAATAAGGGGATAATTGATTTTTACCTATTGTGTTCTTTGTAGCTAACCTGATGGAAGGAACACGGCATCTAAATGGAGATGTTTAGACCTCCTGAGTTCTTCCCCCCCCCCCGTCATTCTTTATGGAAACCACAGGGTTAAGAAATCCTGAGCCCGCTATATCTGTGTCCAGACTCTCACACCGTTGTGCACTTCCTGACTTCGGAAGAGAACAGACCCCCTGACCTCAGGACCATCCCAGGTTTTCTGGGGGTAATAGCACTGCTCCCCGTACAGGACAGGCAGCCTGGGTTTCCATCCTGTTTCCGGCTCTACTTTGATAGGACTCCTGGGCTTTTCCAACCCCTAAAGCCTCCTACTCCCCTCCTTCCCCTAGGCCCAGGCAGAGCCCAGAGCTCTGAGTGCTGGCAAACCTGGTGTTAGTCACCTGGCAGAGGGCTATAGAGCCCAGGACCGAAAAGCCAGTCCCCATAGAGACCCTTGAGGCAGCCCCTTTCCATTTCCTAGGTGGATTTCCCCTGCCAGAGAACTTTGATTGAAACTGAAAGTCAGTTTTGAGGTGCAGCCAAAGGAGCAGGCAGAAATAAAAGGTGAGCAGTTTTCAATGGCATTTATTACACCTTCATAAAATTCCTACTATggtgtggggggaaaaaatcactaCCAAAAGACAAGATAAACAAATGCTGTAGGAATTTGGGATATTGGGAGGAGTGGGATTCACACTGGGAGGACACTGGGAGTGAAGGGGTAGCTTAAAGCTCAAAAGCTGTGGTCAGACCCAGCATCTCAGAGGGAATGCGTAGGTGAGGGAGCAGTGGAACCCCCTGCAATATGAGGAACTGTCTCTGGCTGGAAGGTCCTGtcctccaccctctcccctctcAGGTTTTGGCTCTGCCCTCCTTCCTCTGAGCCAGCCCCTTCACCTTTCTGGAATCTCCTTTGACGGAAGTGTATGGGACAAAGATGGCTAAGGGGCCGGAAAGCTGGAGTGGGGGTTAAGGGCATGGGGTAGAGGTCTAGGAAATAAAGAACAATTCCAGGGGTCTCTTACTCTGCCCTCCATTTTTCCTACAGAGAGGTTGAGGGCTGAGGGAGAGGGCTCCACTTCCTAATCCCCCAACACAtccagcagcttccctggtgtctctaaGAAGGATGCCTGCTTCCATGGAGTGAAGGGCAGCTTTTTCTGCTGTCCTGCCTGCAGCAGCTCAGGGTGCTCTGTCTAGCTCCTCAGTGGGGGGGTTGGGTGGGCAGTGGCAATCTCACCATCCACAGATGCCCCTGGTCACTAGAGtgttatagaaaaataataaatagtcaCTTGGGTTTTCTACCCACATAGTCCATGCAAAACCCTCCAAATTTCTGGTTGGCCTCAGGCTGGGACATCAATTGGCAGTGGCCCGAGACTGCATCCACTGCAGCCCGGCAGGcagcctggaggagggaagaaCAGAGCAAGGATCAGCATATCCCATGAGGCTGATGGCCTCCctagcccccagccccacccagagcTGACTGCTGGAACGCCCAAATTTATATCCAGTTTTGCATTCAGTTAACAAATATAAATGAACTGTGCAATGGGTATTATGCTAGGGGTTACTGGTGAAAAAATAGACATGCCCTCTAGGGCTTACAGTCTAGTAGAGGAGATAGATATTAAACAAATGACCAAACAAATAATTGTATAACTACATATTGTGATAACGTTTAGAAAGGAGATGTACAGAGACCTCTGGATGTTTgggagtcagggagggcttctTGGACAAAGAGGCCTGGAGATCCACCTTAGCAATGTCTTTGGGCAAGCCTCCAATGCCACCTTTCCACCCACTCCATCATTGGGTCAGTGCCAGGGTGGCTTCAAAGGCCTGCAAAGAGGCTCCATAAGCAAGTTCTTTCATTAGACTGTGAGCAACTCCTAGCAAGAATGGGGTCTTGGTCATGTCTGTATCACttgacacagtgcctggcacatgaggGTTACTTAGGAAATGctgattgaattgaactgaatatggGTTGGAGACGGGGGCGGGgggctcctcctgacccaggagttagAAGGACATGGCCAGAAATACATGGTTCCTTGGGCTGGCCTGCCTAAAGTCTCCCCTTCTTCAACTGGGCATCCAAGCCCCTAACCCACTGTGACTCCACTTGAGAGGGAAGAGgacaggggattctccaggcctgatTCAAGACCCTTTCTGTGTGACCATGACCTAGCTCCTTCACATCCTCAGATGTTCAATCAGCAGCTCTCTTCTCAGCAGCCCCTCCCTGGACACATTATCTAAAATTGCAACATTCTCCCCAACATACATCCAACTTCCCTTTCCTATTGATGTTTCCCCTTCACACTTATCACTTTTTAACTTACtgtacatttttcttatttttattgttcagtgtctctttctcccctcctggaaagtaagctccatgagggcagggatttctatctgttttgttcactacaTTTTCTCAGGTGTCTAGAACAGCGCCTGGCACAAAAAACAGTCGTTTCTCTGTATCCATGGAGTTCCAGGGTTCCAGGACCCCTGCAGACATCAAAATTCTCAGACACTCAAGCCCCTTGTATAAAGTggcatatatttgcatataacctagtCACTGATTTAAATCAGTACTTTAAATCAACTCTAGactacttataatacctaatatattgtaaatgctatgtaaaaagTGGTAAATGTAATACAAATGCTATGTAAATCATTGCTAGCACATGACAAattcaattttcactttttggaattttctggctttttttttttttctgaatatttccaATCTACAGTTGATTAAATCTGAGGATGTGAAATCCATGGATATGAAGGAACAACTGTAGGTCCCCAGTGAATGTTAAATGAATGATATCATTTATTCTGTTCGGAAACACTGGGAGTAAACAGGtttctttacagataaggaaactcaaGGCCAGTCAGTGATTTCTGCCTGGAAGGCTTGTCCCCCAGGTCTTCCCATGGTTGTCTCTTCACTCAGGTCTCAGTTCAGAAGTCACCTCCTAGTAGACATGGCCCCTTGACCACTAGAGCTCTAGCAAACCCATCCCTGTTattcaatttcactttcttcataGCACTTCTCAGTACCAAAAATGTTTGTGTTTGACTGGAGTGTCACCTCTCTCCCCACTAGAACAAGTCCCTGGGAGAGCAGAGACACTATCTTGCTCACTGCTTACCCACAGCATCTTAACTGTGGGTGGGTGTTCAGCTGTCTTGACCCAGATGCTAAGGGATGCTATGAGTCAGATTCTGACAGGAGAGACACAAGAGAAGTTTCTGATGGTCAGCTGGTTGGGACAGGCCCTGAAGGTCCAGGTAGGACAGCCACTAACCCTTCCCCGGTGAGGGCACAGCAGCCCTGTATGTGCCACGGGTGGTCTTTGATGGCACTAAGGGTGAGGAACTGGGAGATCTCCACGATGGTCATGGAGTCCTTCATGTCCTGCTTATTGGCAAAGATGAGGATGGAAGCATCTCGTAgagcctgtggacagaggaacccagcccCAGTCAGCCTGTCAGGACCCAGCCTCCCTTCTCACTGCCCTATGAGCCCTCTCTAGTTCTCCTACTTTCCCAGCAAGACAGGCCCATGCGCAGGTGGGGCAAGGAAGGAGGCCCTGCCCAACAGTAACAACCACAGGAAACGACACCAACAGTTCATGGAGTGCCTCTCAACCAGCTCATAGAATCCTTACAATGATCCCAGGAGGTAGGAATTGATGACCTTTCCCACTTAGATTGTACTTGGGGAAATTGAGAATTAGAGAAGTGCAGTAACTTGTGTGGGGTCCCACCACAGTGAGTGAGAAGTGAGGTCAGGACTTGCACTTGCAACTCTGAATTCTGTGATCAGTTGTGCTGAAGGCGTTATTGCCCTTCATCTGGAATAATCTTGCCCTGCCCAAGCTGCTAGGATAGAGGTGCTCAGAGACTGGGGCATCAGTAATGATGCTAGGAAGCTGTGTGAGTagactgaggtcacacagctagtagttATGCCCTGGGTCCTCCCCCAGCTGCAGGGAGCTTACCTCATGGGCCAGCATCTTGTATAGCTCCTCTCGAGTAGTCAGCAGCCGATCCCGGTCTGTGCTGTCAATCACAAGGATGATGAACTGGCCAGCAGAGGAAAGTTGTGAGTGATgacacacacattcattcatcCCATGAATATGTCTCTTCCCACATTACTCTGCCTTGATGTGAGCCCCACAGAAAACAAACTGTCCAGTCTCAAGACCTCACTGCCCTCGTCCCATTTGAATTCCCTTTTTATCCAGACCCACGGTGGACAAAGCACAACTTCTGATTGTGTGCCAGAGGTTATGCCAAGTCCTGGGCATTGTGACTCCACTTGGGTCTCGCCACAACCTTGTGGAACTGGAACTGTTACTATCCCCATTTACAAACGAGGAGACTGAAGGTCAGTGAGGTGATGTGTTGTATCTTGCCCCCAGGCATACAGCCTAAGGGTGGTAGCGCTGGAGCTTGAAATCAGCTCTCACTCCAGGAATGAAACCACTGGATTCTGCTGCTGCCAGAGTGAGAAAGTAAGGCCACCAGAGACAAAGAGCTTACCCCATCCGATGCATCAAACAGAAAGCTGCCAGCAAGCAGACAAAACTGCCAGAAAGtattcaaaaattttaacagaCATTGTGCTGCATTAAGTATTCAACACATCTGAATTAGctcttgtttaattttttaattttcataacaacgcatgagatctttttttttttttttttttttttaattctttggtcAAGTTGCacggcatgtgggttcttagttccccaaccagggattaaacccacacccactgcagtaaaagcacagagtcttaaacactggaccaccagggaagtcccagagaggTCATTATTACAGTCTTCATCTCACAGTGGgggaaccaaggctcagagaggttaagtgactggcTAATATCACACAGCTCAGCTCCTCCAGCCTAGGCAGCCTCCTCACCTCAGTGTTGGAGTAATATGTGTTCCAGGTGGAGCGCAGAGCCTCCTGTCCTCCTATGTCCCACATGACGAAGTGGGTCTTTTGCAGAACAATCTCCTCCACGTTACTACCGATGGTGGGACATGTATGGATCACCTCATTTGTCAGACTAGGGAGGTAGGAGAGGGCACCAACCATTCAGCCCAGTTCACTGTCAGCTCTGGACCCCACCTTAAGTCAGGCTGAATCTAActcagagcaactcagcccaggTTGACAGAGCCTCTGCCAGAGATGAGGGAATGCAGACAGGAGTGAGATCAAGTCCTGCTTGACTTGGACCCCATAGAGGGGAGACTCATTAGAACAGTCTCCCCCAACTTTAATATGCAGCTGAGTCTTGTTAAACTGCAGATTCTGATCAGGAGGGTATGGACTGGGGCCCAGcgttttgcatttctaacaagtttccagCTAATGTCAATGCTGCCAGTCTGTGGACCACAGATTGAGTAGCAAGGGACTGAAAAAGGGGACAGACATAAGTGAGGGCCTTCAGAGAGGGGCTTTGTTTAA
Protein-coding regions in this window:
- the ARL5C gene encoding putative ADP-ribosylation factor-like protein 5C isoform X2, with translation MGQLMAKLMSIFGEREHKVIIVGLDNAGKTTILYQLLTNEVIHTCPTIGSNVEEIVLQKTHFVMWDIGGQEALRSTWNTYYSNTEFIILVIDSTDRDRLLTTREELYKMLAHEAACRAAVDAVSGHCQLMSQPEANQKFGGFCMDYVGRKPK
- the ARL5C gene encoding putative ADP-ribosylation factor-like protein 5C isoform X1, whose translation is MGQLMAKLMSIFGEREHKVIIVGLDNAGKTTILYQLLTNEVIHTCPTIGSNVEEIVLQKTHFVMWDIGGQEALRSTWNTYYSNTEFIILVIDSTDRDRLLTTREELYKMLAHEALRDASILIFANKQDMKDSMTIVEISQFLTLSAIKDHPWHIQGCCALTGEGLPAGLQWMQSRATAN